In one window of Thalassophryne amazonica chromosome 9, fThaAma1.1, whole genome shotgun sequence DNA:
- the ptrh2 gene encoding peptidyl-tRNA hydrolase 2, mitochondrial encodes MDFMYGPVGLGVVAGLGCGLFLGWHLRSRFGSTTKHLMAVIENSTGETSMMAEGGAFKMILVVRNDLKMGKGKVAAQCSHAAVSAYKQVQRRNPELLKQWEYCGQPKVVVKAPDEEALIDLLSHAKEVGLPISLIQDAGRTQIAPGSRTVLGIGPGPSDLIDHVTGHLKLY; translated from the coding sequence ATGGATTTTATGTATGGCCCGGTGGGTTTGGGTGTTGTGGCAGGACTGGGCTGTGGACTTTTCTTGGGATGGCACCTCCGGTCACGCTTTGGCTCCACAACCAAACACCTGATGGCAGTGATTGAGAACAGTACAGGTGAGACAAGCATGATGGCAGAAGGAGGGGCATTCAAGATGATccttgtggtccgaaatgacctgAAGATGGGTAAAGGGAAGGTCGCGGCCCAGTGCTCCCATGCTGCAGTGTCTGCATACAAGCAGGTCCAGCGCCGGAACCCTGAGCTCCTCAAACAGTGGGAGTACTGCGGCCAGCCAAAGGTGGTGGTTAAGGCCCCCGATGAGGAGGCCCTCATCGATCTGCTGAGTCACGCCAAAGAAGTGGGACTTCCCATCAGTTTGATCCAAGATGCAGGAAGAACACAGATTGCACCTGGATCACGCACTGTGCTGGGTATCGGTCCAGGTCCATCTGATCTGATAGACCATGTCACCGGACACTTAAAGTTGTACTAA